The Chitinophaga pinensis DSM 2588 region AATAGAATCCCATCTGCTGCCTGTTTTTACGCCCATGTTCTCCGATAGATGCCAATACCTCGGTGGTGTAGATAGCCTGGTCATAAGAGTCAATGCTAAGCACCGGAGGGGCATATTTATTGAAGTTGCTCATGGAGGCGATGAAGTCGGAGGTCTTTAATACATCCGGCGGCATCATGATCTTTGTATAACCCAATACGTTCTCTACGCCGAAGCTGTTCCAGTAGAAGGGCGCATTTCCTTTCCACTCACTTTTACCAGCTATTTGCACGTTGACCTTTCCATAGGCGGTAAATGCCTGCCGGGTATCTGCTGTAGCAGAGATGAAAATAAGCGGGGAGGAGACTGTCCGACCCTGCATCGTCCCATGTGGGAAATGATCATGCGTGCCATCCAGTCCACCATAAGCAGGCGGCAGATTACGGTCATCCGGTGTGGCAGCTCCGCCGTATACGATAAAGGAGTCGATACGTCCGTTTTCTTTTCCCGCGCCATAACGGATGCCTGTTTTCCAGAAATCATGTGTGACACTACCGGCTACCAGACCAGAAAGGGTCTGCTGATCGTAGATGGAGGTGAATTCATAACTGATACCTGATACGGAGGGCCACTGACGGGTGACAACCGGTACCCAGTTATCATTGTCGAAAGGCACATCCAGGATGCGGGAGTTACTGCCCGGAACAGACAGATAGCGCTGTTGCCCCGGGAGTATGGTTAATGGAGAGATGTTACGCGTTTCCAGCGTAGTATTGCCTGTCGCCTGTACTTTGAGCAGCAGGTGAGCGGCTTTTTCATAGATGGTAATCTGTTGTTCGAGTTGTATTGCTTTAGCAGGATCACGGTGTGTGAAACGCAGCAGTACACCCCGGCCATTGGCGTCCTGCACGGGCGACGTTTTACACTGGTGTTGTGAAAAGTCGGTGCTTGACAGTCTGCCGGCCTGTGTTTCTTCTATCGTGGCAATCGTATGCTGCAATCTTACACCGTTACTAAACTGATAGTCGATATATCCGCTGCGGGTATGCACGGTTAATCTGACGTGCGCATTGGATATGACCGTACTATCCTTGCTGTTGTTGACCTGTTGTGCCTGTGCTGTTCCTGCTGTCATATAACACAGCAGGCTGCCCAGTGATATTTTGCCGAAATAATTCATCGATTGCTGACCTGTATTTGCCGGTGTTTGTAATGTGGATTGTAACCAGTGACCGTAACGTCGTCGGTATTGCTGATAACGTGGATTCCTGTGTTGATTTTTATAAGTTCAAATTTCGTGCTTGGGGAGAAGCCGGAAAATAGGGTATCTTATGAAAATGATGGATTATTTTCTGGTTTTTGTATCTTGGGACATATTCCACCGCCATGAAGGAAAAGATATTGAAAAAAAGGGAGGGTTTTGAGGGGCAGCAACTGATTGTGGTGCCCAGGAAGATATCGGCTGATTTCCTTACCCAGGACCCGATTACCCGCCAGTTGTATATTACGGATATCGGATATTATCCTAAAGCGCGGTATCATTATATCAAACGTCCGTCCGGCATCAGCCAGCACATTATTATATACTGTATAGAGGGGAAGGGCTGGATCGAGATAGATAAAAAGCGGGTAGATGTACTGCCGTCTCAATTTGTCATTATTCCGGCTAACACGCCGCATAAATATCTATCGGAGGAGCAGGAACCATGGACAATATACTGGATACATTTTAAGGGAGAGATCTCTGCGTATATCGTCGGACTGATCCTTCAGCGCGCCAAAAACTTCCGGCTGCATCTTACCTACAATGAGAACAGGATCCGTCTTTTCGAAGATATCTGTATCAACCTGCAAAAGGGCTATGGAGATGATAACCTGCGTTATGTGAACATGATTTTCAATCACTTCCTGTCTTCGCTGTTGTATGAGGAAAAGTTCAACCATGCCGGTCAGGAGGAGCGGCAGGATATTATCGGGCAGACGATTACCATGATGCAGGAAAAGCTGGATCAATTGATCACACTACAGGAGTTTTCACAATATGCCGGTTTATCGGTTTCGCACTTTTCGGCTGTCTTCAGGGAAAAGACCGGGTACTCACCCATAGAATATTTCAATCATCTGAAAATACAGAAGGCCTGTCAGTACCTGTTGTTTTCTGCGGCGACGGTGAAGGAGATTGCGGTACGTTTAGGGGTGGAAGATCCCTATTATTTCTCCCGGATGTTTTCCAAGCTGATGGGCATGTCTCCTTCGGAATACCGGAACAGGAACAAAACGGCCGAACATTAAAAGGCCCTGTACTACCCTTGCCGGAGCAATGTGTAATACAGGGCTGATATACAAAGGGGAAATTCCCTTTGCTGACAGAGGCATTATAATTATTCTACTACAAACCCATACTTCGCCAGGTTCTCTTTTGTGGCTGCATAAGTAACGTGCTGGAGGCCGTTAATACCCAGTCCTTCTGCTACGGACACAAACATGGCACGGTCATCCACATATAATACTTCTTCCGGCTTTACCAGGGCGATGTCCAGGGCGATTTTCCAGATATCTGCATCTGGTTTTCTGAAATGGACAAAGCAGGATGAGATGAAGAAATCTACAAATTTGTTGATACCAAACTGACGGATGCGGTATTCATTTAACTCTCTGCCTTCATTATTGACAATGGCAATTTTAACACCGTATTTTTCCTTGATCTTACATACCAGCTCTATCATTTCGGGGATAGGGGTTGTACGGGAGTACATGAATGACTTGAATTCGTCTTCGCTGAAAGGGCGCGGTTCGTAGAAAACCGTTCTTTTCAGGTATTCGTCAAGTGTCAGTTTCCCTTCCTCGTAAGTATCAAAAGTCAGGTGATGACGTTCTTCTAGTTCCGGAAGGTCCAGTGAGAACGTGGCTGCTGCTTCTCTTCTGGCGGCCCGGTCCCATCCATTGCTCAGTAGTACGCCGCCTATATCGAGGAACAATGTGGTGATTTTTGAATTCTGCTGCATATGTTAAAGGTAATTGACAAATAAATTAAAGATCGTGCATTCTATAGTTAAAATTATGGAACCTGTTGTTTTTTTCATGCTCCGCTAGTAAAATCTGTTTTTGCAAACGTAGTATAAGGGGATTCAATTGCTGCTGCATATGAAGGATCATCAATATAGCCATTTTTGGAGTCTTTTATTGACCTTATGGATACTTGGCTCACTTTCCTGCCGTAAGGAGGAAACAGGACCACTTACGCCCCTTCCAGAGGGGAATCAGTGGATCCTGGACAGTATGCGGGTCTATTATTACTGGAATGATCAGTTGCCGGCACGTCCGGCGGCGGATCCGGATGCCCGTAAGTTCCTGGCTGGATTGCTGCATCCTGCAGACCGTTTCTCCTATCTGCTGGATCCGGATCATCCCTTAACTGCTTATTCTTCGTTTGCCTATTACGGCCTGGAATATGCCTTTACGCAACTGAAGGAAGCCGGCGACCGTTGGGTTGGTACTGTGACACTGGCTGTGCCGGGAGGATCAGCGGCTGCACAGGGGCTGAAAAGGGGGGATCTGTTTACTGCTGTTAACGGACAGGAATTGACTGCATCTTCTGCGGAAGCATTACACCAGGTGCTGAAAGAAGGGAAGGGGGTGACCCTGAACACCGTTCGCCTGGAAGACGGACAGTTAAAAGAAGCCGCCAGTATTATGCTGCCACCTACGCACTTTACGGAGCAACCGGTGTACCTGGCAAAGGTATTCGGCGAGGGTACACAGAAGACCGGCTATCTCTTTTATAACTACTTTGACGGCCGTTTTGACCAGCAGTTGCTGGATTCCTTATATAAGCTTAAACAGGCGGGTATCAGTAGTCTGATACTGGACCTGCGTTATAATCCGGGAGGGGATGTTTCTTCTGCTGCGTTGATCGGAGCAGTTGTCGCCCCGGTACAGGCAAGCGCACTTTTCGTGACGTATAAAGCCAACCGGAATGGCGGCACTATTAATAGCTCCTTCCAGGATGCTTTGAATGACGCCCCGTATCCTTATACATTTGAGGAACTGGCGTCTTACAGGCTGTCATTGAATAAACTGATTATTCTTACGTCTGCCGGAACCGCTTCCGCAGCAGAGTTGCTTGTCAATAACCTGTCGCCTTATATGGAGGTGGTGCAGATAGGTGGGAAAACCATGGGGAAAGATATGGCGAGTTTTGCCATCAGCGACCAGGGAGCTACACCGAAAGTCAATTATACACTTTTCCCGCTGGTATTTAAATTATATAATGCACTCGGGAAGGGAGATTACAGTGCAGGACTGACACCCGGGATTGTAGCGGATGAATTTGCCCGGCTGCCTTTGCGGGCGCTGGGGGATGAAAAGGACGTGCTGATTGAAGCGGCATTAGACAATGCAGGGGGCAGGATAGCTGGGAAAATGTTGCCAGGCAGGTCTGTGTCCGCATCTTCGGAAGCAAGAAGCCGGTTTTTTCCGCCAATTATAAAAAAAAGATAGTCCGGACTAGTAAAACTGTTTTCCTCATCCGTAGTTAATATGTATAAACATCATCAATGAACAGCGACCTGTTAAAAAAATATCTGGATGGACAGTGTACACCTGAAGAAGAGCAAGCGGTTTTAAAGTACCTGGAGGAAGGAAATGAAGAGGAAGTACACAGGCATATCCTCTCACTGGAAGAGACGGTGGATAGCCACGTGCCGGATATGGTAAGTGAGTCGCTGTTGGATGATATTCACAGTAGTATTAATGCCCGTAGCAGAAAGGGAATTGTGTCTAAGATGAAACGCTGGCAGGTAGCCGCAGGTATTACGATCCTGATAGCAGTTTCCGGAGTCGCGTTCTGGTCATCCAGACCGAAAATGAAAGAACAGGAGCCTGACGAATGGATCTCATTACGTAATGACGGACAGGAAGTGAAGAAAGTCAGTATGCCGGATGGCACGAGTATCTGGCTGAATGCAAGTGCAGCTCTTTCCTATAATGAAACCGCTTACAATGACAGGGAACGTGAGGTGACGGTCACAGGGGAGGCATTTTTTGATGTAGCAGGTGATCCGGGCCGGCCTTTCCGGGTGAAGACAGGCAATGTTACGACAGTGGTACTGGGTACCGCATTTAATATAGAACACTACGAGAACGAGAATGATATACGCGTCACACTTGTACAGGGGAAAGTGGAGATATCAGCAGATAAGGAAAAATACATCCTTTCACCGGGTCAGCTGATGAGTTATAATGTTGAGAAGCATTCCATGGAGGTGCGGAGTACAGATATTGGTTCGACGAGAGAGTGGCTTAGCGGACAGATCGTATTTAATGACCTGCCACTGGCAGATGTCTTGAAAAGAGTAGCTACAACCTATAAAGTAGATATTGTTTGCCAGCAACCGGCAATCCTGAATGGAAAGAGACTCACCGGCACCTATATGCGAAAACCGCCGGCGGAGTTGTTAAGAAAAATTTTGTTTGTACACGGATTGCACCTGGAAGAGAAATCAGGAAAATTGATCATCAAGCCATAAAAACACATTCCGGTAATCATGTATTGAAAGGGCACCTCGTGCACCTTAACTGTAGTGTATTGTCCAAAGGGTAAATTAAACGAAACTATGTTCCTTACTTTGAAAGTCGCATCAGAAACAACGACGAAGAGATTCTTTTTGACTGTCTTATTTATTTCTTTATGCCTGCCATTCGCATATGCCCAGCAGGGTGTCGGTGCATTGAGGGATGCGATCACCTGCAATATGGAACGTGCTACACTCGATGAAGTATTGCTTGCAATAGGTAAACAGACACGTTATTCATTTTCGTATGATAAACAGGCTGCGGGTAATGTAAGTATCCGTCACGCAGTCTTCAATAAACAGCCGCTTGGTAAAGTATTGACGGATCTGCAACAACAGGCAACCCTGGTATATGATGTAGACGACAGACAGATCGCGGTAAGAATAAGTACTGCTCCCCGTCAGCCAGTGGTACAACCTAAACCAGGATTGGTCAGCGGCCGTGTGATAGATGAAAAAGGGGAAATGTTGCCCGGTGCTACTATTCATATCATCGAAGTGAATAAAGGGATGCAGAGTAGTGTAGATGGTACTTATAATATAGAGATACCTGCGGGTACTTACACCATGGAAGTACGCTTCATCTCTTACCTGAGCCGTCGCATTACAGGCATCATTGTAAAGGCAGGGGAAAATACCCCCCTGGATATATCCATGAAGCCTTCCTCCAAATCACTGAACGAAGTGGTGATCACCGCAGACTATAGAAAGGCATCCATAGAAGGAATGTTTGCCCGTCAGAAAAGTAGCGCGGCTACGCTGGATGGCATTGTAAGAGAGCAGATACTGCGTACACCGGATAATAATGTGGCCCAGGTGCTGAATCGTGTAAGCGGACTGAATGTACAGGATAACCGCTTTGTGATCGTACGTGGTCTGAGTGACCGTTATAATAACGTACAGCTGAATGGCTCACTGTTGCCCAGTACAGAACCGAATGCCCGCAACTTTGCATTTGACGTAATACCTAGTGCTCTGATCGATAATGTGGTAGTATATAAGACGGCTACACCTGATCTGCCGGGAGAGTTCTCGGGCGGGGTAGTAGATATGACGACAAGAGATATTCCGGTTGAAAACTTCGTGCGTATCAAGTTGGGTACCGGTTTCAATACGAAAACCACGGGTAAGGATTTTTACGGACCAGAAAGGGGTAAATACGATTACCTGGGTTTTGATGACGGTAGTCGCAAACTGCCTGGTACTTATCAGTCAGGTGAATATGCAAAACTGGTGGCAGAAGGATATTATGGTACCGACACGGAAAGTCGTAAAAAATACGGTGCTGTCAGTGCCGATTTCCCGAACAGGTTTACAATGTATCGTTTTACTGGTAAACCGGTACAGGATTATGAGCTGAATGTCGGAAGGGTAAAACAGCTGAAAGACGGCAGACGTTTCGGAGGCATTTTTGCACTGACCTACAGGAATCAGCAGACGGCCCAGGATTATGTTGACCATGCACCCATCGAGATTCACTATTATGAGGGAAAGGAATACCTGTTTGACAATAACCTCAGCGGATTGCTGAACCTTGGTTACTCCTTCGGGAAACATAAGCTGGCCATGAAGAGTATCTTCACCCAGAAGTTCACGGAAAGGACTCGCCTGTATAAAGGACAAAACCTTTATTCCGGCACAGACATCGACGCATTTTCAAACTTCCCTTTGTATAATACCATTTTCCAGAGCAAACTGGAAGGTGAGCATACTATCGGTAAAAAGGGTTTCCGGTTTAACTGGAACGGAAGTCTTTCCTCTACTAACCGTAAGGAGCCGGATAACAAACGTATCATGGGTGAGAGAGCGCCGGGAGCGCAACTCTTCGGTTATGTATATAACGATGCCAACCAGTTACGTACCAGTACCTATTATTCCGACCTGAAGGAGCGCCGTTATACCTGGAGTGCGGAAGGCTTGCAACCTTTTACCTTAGGTGGGCTACAACAACAGGTAAAGGCCGGTTATCAGGGTACTTACAGAAAAGCAGATTTTGAGGCAGAACAGTTCAGTATCAGACCAGACGCCGGTGCTTCAGATCTGGCAGGTAAACTGACGGGGCTTCCTTATTATGAGGTGTATGACAAGTCCAATTTCGGATATGGTAAGCTGATATATTTCTCCATGCTGGCATCGCAGAACCAGGAACGCGGACGTGCAAACGGGTATAATGCTTATCAGCGTTTACATGCAGGTTACCTGATGCTGGACGGACATTTTACGAAACAGTTACGATTTGCGGGCGGTTTGCGCGTGGAAAAGAACTATATGAACTCCCTCACTTTGGATACCAGGGCAAAAGGAGATGGCACGATCACACTTTCCGATACTGTTGTAACGATTGATAAAACAGACTGGTTGCCCTCCGTCAACCTGATCTATGAGATCACGCCTAAATTCAATGTGAGAGCATCTTATTATCACTCTGTAGCAAGACCTGACCTGAGAGAACTGTCTTTCTTTGAATATTATAAACCGGAGGAAGATACCTGGGTGAGTGGTGATAACCTGAGACCAACTGCTATCAGGAACGTGGATCTTCGTATAGAGTTTTATCCTTCTCCGCAGGAGCTGATATCCTTCTCTGCCTTTTATAAGAAATTCAGGGATCCGATAGAACTGCAGCTGGAAGCAGCCATGATACCCGCGCACGTATTGACGATGCAGTATGTGAACATGAAATCGGCAACCGATCTGGGTTTTGAATTCAACTTCCGTAAGTCAGCAGGGTTCATCAATGAAACCTCTGAATTTCTGAAAAATCTTTACCTCTCCGGTAACTTCTCTTATCTCAATGCCAAGGTAGAGTATGACGCGGAAGTAAGAATTCGTATTGATGATAATAAGGAGATCATACAGCCAGCAAGACGTAACCGTCCGCTGTTTGGTCAGGCGCCTTACATCATCAACGGCGGTGTGATATATACAGGCAAACATATAGGTTTTAATGCAGTATACAACAGGGTGGGAGAGCGTATCATCTTTGGTTCTGAGCTGGATGAATATAATGAATATGAGAAAGCCAGGGATGTGGTGGATTTACAGCTGAATTACCGCTTTATGAAGAATAACAAGGCTGAGATCAAATTGAATGCGGCTGATCTGCTGAACCAGCCGGTGATCAGATACTATAATAACCACAAAAATATATGGAAACCCAATGCCTCGGGAGTGCCAGGGGAGTTTGATCAGTATGGAAACCTTATTATTCCAAACGATCCCAGCGGGAAAAAGTATGACAGCCGGTATGATGAGCTGAGACGTAAGTTCTGGTATGGCAGAAACTTTACGATCAGCGCCAGCTATACTTTCTGATACCGTATCGCGCAATAATCATTGAAAACCTGTTTTAGTTCGATATAGATTGTTTATTAACCATTATTTAAAAGGAACCTCATGTTAAAACGCGTATTTATTGCAGCTATCGCTGCTTCGGCTATTTTTACTTCCTGCAAAAAGGAAGGAGCAATTGACCAGAAAGAAGGTCAGTTTGATCGTTCAGTAAACGCAGGTGTTGGTGCTGATACCCGCTCCTGGCCATCCCTCACAGGAACTATTCCTGCTACCATTGCCAGCGGTACATTTACGTTGACCAATGACAGAGTATGGATCCTCGACGGTCCAACCTATGTACAGAATGGCGCCACATTGCTGATACAGCCAAACACCCTCATAAAGGGAAAATCTAATTCTACACGCGGTACTTCCTACCTGATCATTACCAAAGGTGGTAAACTGATCGCGGACGGTAACGCAAACACATCTATCGTTTTCACTTCTGACAAACCAAAGACTCAGCGTGCTCCTGGCGACTGGGGTGGCATCGTTATCCTGGGTGATGCTCCAACCAACGCTAATGGTTCACAGATCGAAGGTATCCTGCCTGCTGAAATTCCTGCAGGTTATTCTATCACCTACGGTGGTACCAATGCTTCTCACAATGGTGGTACACTGAAATGTGTACGTATCGAGTATGCTGGTCGTGATCTGGGTAACGGTAACGAAATCAACGGTCTGACTTTAGGCGGTGTCGGTAGCGGTACGGTACTGGATAGCATCCAGGTGTCTTTTGGCGCTGATGATGCTTTCGAATTTTTCGGTGGAACCGTTAATGCGAAACACCTGGTGGCATTTGCTAATAACGATGACGAGTTCGATTTTGACCTGGGTTACGTGGGTAATATCCAGTATGCAGTATCTCTGAGATACCCTGGTGTTCCTGTAACTGCAGATCCAAACGGTATCGAGTCTGACAACAACGCTGGTGGTACCAGTGCAACTCCTATCACCCGTCCTACGCTGGCTAACTTCACCATCCTTGGTTCTGAAGTAAGAAGAGACAGTCTGTTGTACGGTGCTCGTTGGAGAAGAAACTCTTCTTTCAACCTGACTAATTCAATCATTGCAGGTTATGACGAAGCAGGTGTGATCTTTGATGGCGCTGGCGCTGTTACTCACATCTCTACTGCTGGTGATGGTGTATTCACCAACAGCCGCGTACATGGCTTCACACTTGGCGTTACACCAACTCCGGTAGCTGCCTGGGTAGGTTGGAGCGGTAACGTTACAAGCAACATCGCAAACGCATTCAGCTTTGCTGGTCTGCAGGCTCCTTTCAACTATCCTGCTCCTGATTTCCGTTACACATTAGCTGCTAACGCAGGTAAAGGTGCATTCGGTGCAGCAGGCAGCGTGCGTTGGGATGATAACTGGGCTTCTTACGATCCAGCTAACGGTAACTATTAATCCATTTTGTTGACTTATTGAACTAAACATAGGCCACAGGTGCTGCTACGGCAGCACCTGTTATTACAATTAAATGTTGAACTATAAATGAAAAAGATCCTCTTTCTCTTACTGACAATTGCTTTTTTTTCTGCCTGCCAGAAGCGGGGTGAATTACCGGAACTGCCTTCTTATGCAACTTTCCGGATGACGTCTTCCA contains the following coding sequences:
- a CDS encoding AraC family transcriptional regulator, which translates into the protein MKEKILKKREGFEGQQLIVVPRKISADFLTQDPITRQLYITDIGYYPKARYHYIKRPSGISQHIIIYCIEGKGWIEIDKKRVDVLPSQFVIIPANTPHKYLSEEQEPWTIYWIHFKGEISAYIVGLILQRAKNFRLHLTYNENRIRLFEDICINLQKGYGDDNLRYVNMIFNHFLSSLLYEEKFNHAGQEERQDIIGQTITMMQEKLDQLITLQEFSQYAGLSVSHFSAVFREKTGYSPIEYFNHLKIQKACQYLLFSAATVKEIAVRLGVEDPYYFSRMFSKLMGMSPSEYRNRNKTAEH
- a CDS encoding HAD family hydrolase, coding for MQQNSKITTLFLDIGGVLLSNGWDRAARREAAATFSLDLPELEERHHLTFDTYEEGKLTLDEYLKRTVFYEPRPFSEDEFKSFMYSRTTPIPEMIELVCKIKEKYGVKIAIVNNEGRELNEYRIRQFGINKFVDFFISSCFVHFRKPDADIWKIALDIALVKPEEVLYVDDRAMFVSVAEGLGINGLQHVTYAATKENLAKYGFVVE
- a CDS encoding S41 family peptidase; translation: MKDHQYSHFWSLLLTLWILGSLSCRKEETGPLTPLPEGNQWILDSMRVYYYWNDQLPARPAADPDARKFLAGLLHPADRFSYLLDPDHPLTAYSSFAYYGLEYAFTQLKEAGDRWVGTVTLAVPGGSAAAQGLKRGDLFTAVNGQELTASSAEALHQVLKEGKGVTLNTVRLEDGQLKEAASIMLPPTHFTEQPVYLAKVFGEGTQKTGYLFYNYFDGRFDQQLLDSLYKLKQAGISSLILDLRYNPGGDVSSAALIGAVVAPVQASALFVTYKANRNGGTINSSFQDALNDAPYPYTFEELASYRLSLNKLIILTSAGTASAAELLVNNLSPYMEVVQIGGKTMGKDMASFAISDQGATPKVNYTLFPLVFKLYNALGKGDYSAGLTPGIVADEFARLPLRALGDEKDVLIEAALDNAGGRIAGKMLPGRSVSASSEARSRFFPPIIKKR
- a CDS encoding FecR domain-containing protein, whose product is MNSDLLKKYLDGQCTPEEEQAVLKYLEEGNEEEVHRHILSLEETVDSHVPDMVSESLLDDIHSSINARSRKGIVSKMKRWQVAAGITILIAVSGVAFWSSRPKMKEQEPDEWISLRNDGQEVKKVSMPDGTSIWLNASAALSYNETAYNDREREVTVTGEAFFDVAGDPGRPFRVKTGNVTTVVLGTAFNIEHYENENDIRVTLVQGKVEISADKEKYILSPGQLMSYNVEKHSMEVRSTDIGSTREWLSGQIVFNDLPLADVLKRVATTYKVDIVCQQPAILNGKRLTGTYMRKPPAELLRKILFVHGLHLEEKSGKLIIKP
- a CDS encoding TonB-dependent receptor, giving the protein MFLTLKVASETTTKRFFLTVLFISLCLPFAYAQQGVGALRDAITCNMERATLDEVLLAIGKQTRYSFSYDKQAAGNVSIRHAVFNKQPLGKVLTDLQQQATLVYDVDDRQIAVRISTAPRQPVVQPKPGLVSGRVIDEKGEMLPGATIHIIEVNKGMQSSVDGTYNIEIPAGTYTMEVRFISYLSRRITGIIVKAGENTPLDISMKPSSKSLNEVVITADYRKASIEGMFARQKSSAATLDGIVREQILRTPDNNVAQVLNRVSGLNVQDNRFVIVRGLSDRYNNVQLNGSLLPSTEPNARNFAFDVIPSALIDNVVVYKTATPDLPGEFSGGVVDMTTRDIPVENFVRIKLGTGFNTKTTGKDFYGPERGKYDYLGFDDGSRKLPGTYQSGEYAKLVAEGYYGTDTESRKKYGAVSADFPNRFTMYRFTGKPVQDYELNVGRVKQLKDGRRFGGIFALTYRNQQTAQDYVDHAPIEIHYYEGKEYLFDNNLSGLLNLGYSFGKHKLAMKSIFTQKFTERTRLYKGQNLYSGTDIDAFSNFPLYNTIFQSKLEGEHTIGKKGFRFNWNGSLSSTNRKEPDNKRIMGERAPGAQLFGYVYNDANQLRTSTYYSDLKERRYTWSAEGLQPFTLGGLQQQVKAGYQGTYRKADFEAEQFSIRPDAGASDLAGKLTGLPYYEVYDKSNFGYGKLIYFSMLASQNQERGRANGYNAYQRLHAGYLMLDGHFTKQLRFAGGLRVEKNYMNSLTLDTRAKGDGTITLSDTVVTIDKTDWLPSVNLIYEITPKFNVRASYYHSVARPDLRELSFFEYYKPEEDTWVSGDNLRPTAIRNVDLRIEFYPSPQELISFSAFYKKFRDPIELQLEAAMIPAHVLTMQYVNMKSATDLGFEFNFRKSAGFINETSEFLKNLYLSGNFSYLNAKVEYDAEVRIRIDDNKEIIQPARRNRPLFGQAPYIINGGVIYTGKHIGFNAVYNRVGERIIFGSELDEYNEYEKARDVVDLQLNYRFMKNNKAEIKLNAADLLNQPVIRYYNNHKNIWKPNASGVPGEFDQYGNLIIPNDPSGKKYDSRYDELRRKFWYGRNFTISASYTF